CGCAGGGCGCAATCGATGGTGGAATATCAGGTGTTTATGCCTATCCGGGAACCCCATCAACCGAAATTACCGAGTTTATCCAGGACAGCGAACTGGCCACTAAGAAAGGTATTCGTAGTAAATGGTCGGCCAACGAAAAAACTGCTTACGAAGCAGCGCTGGGGATGTCGTATGCCGGAAAACGCACCATGGTATGTATGAAACATGTGGGTTTAAATGTGGCTGCCGATGCTTTTATCAATTCAGCGATAACAGGTATTAACGGTGGTTTGGTACTTACCGTTGCCGACGATCCATCAATGCACTCGTCGCAAAACGAACAGGATTCGCGTTTCTACGGAAAGTTTGCTATGATTCCGGTTTTAGAACCCAGCAACCAGCAGGAAGCGTACGATATGGTGCGCGAAGGTTTTGAACTTTCAGAACAGCTGGAGGTACCGGTTATGGTGCGTATTACTACCCGGTTGGCACACTCGCGGGCCGGCGTTGTGCGAAATACCGAACTGGAGCAAAACGCTTTACAATTACCCGGCGATCCGAGCCAGTTTGTACTGTTACCTGCCATTGCCCGGAAAAGATACAAGGGCCTGCTTGAAAAACAGGAACAGTTTGAGAAAGCCGCAAAAAAATCGGAATATAACCTGTATAAAAAAGGGGAGGATAAAAGTTTTGGGATAATTGCCTGTGGAATTGCCTACAATTATTTATTGGAAAATTACCCCGAGGATGATTGTCCGTACACTGTTTTTAAACTGGCACAGTACCCGGTTCCGCAGAAAATACTGGATAAAATGGCCAAAAACTGCGAAGAGGTGCTGGTGCTTGAAGAAGGTTATCCGGTTGTGGAAGAGCACATAAAAGCAGTTTTTAAGAAAGATATAAAAGTATCGGGGCGTTTAAGTGGCGCCTTGCCGCGCGATGGCGAACTAAATGCCGATTTGGTAGCCAAAGCTTTAGGAAAAGAAACGCAGGTAGGTGCCGATGTTCCCGGGTTGGTTGTTAACCGCCCACCGGCCCTGTGTCAGGGATGCGGCCACCAGGATATGTACAAAGCCTTAAACGAATCGTTGGACAAGTACACCAAAGGTCGCGTGTTTTC
Above is a genomic segment from uncultured Draconibacterium sp. containing:
- a CDS encoding thiamine pyrophosphate-dependent enzyme, translating into MQKNLFLGVEAIAQGAIDGGISGVYAYPGTPSTEITEFIQDSELATKKGIRSKWSANEKTAYEAALGMSYAGKRTMVCMKHVGLNVAADAFINSAITGINGGLVLTVADDPSMHSSQNEQDSRFYGKFAMIPVLEPSNQQEAYDMVREGFELSEQLEVPVMVRITTRLAHSRAGVVRNTELEQNALQLPGDPSQFVLLPAIARKRYKGLLEKQEQFEKAAKKSEYNLYKKGEDKSFGIIACGIAYNYLLENYPEDDCPYTVFKLAQYPVPQKILDKMAKNCEEVLVLEEGYPVVEEHIKAVFKKDIKVSGRLSGALPRDGELNADLVAKALGKETQVGADVPGLVVNRPPALCQGCGHQDMYKALNESLDKYTKGRVFSDIGCYTLGALPPYKSIYSCVDMGASVTMAKGAADAGLIPAVAVIGDSTFTHSGITGLLDAVNDRSNIVVVISDNESVSMTGGQESSALGKIESICTGVGVDPKHIRVLTPLKKYHELMVQTFEEEIAYEGVSVIVFRRECIQAAAKRLRKQKKMKDNPNK